One genomic region from Anabaena sp. PCC 7108 encodes:
- a CDS encoding pentapeptide repeat-containing protein yields MKRQLLAVIALVAPLFLANSVQAGNTQDIQKLLSTRECIKCNLSGVNLSGAHLIGADLRGANLQGANLTDANLEGADLTGANLAGANLTSAFVTNVNLKQANLNGANLTAATINDSNVYQASMNNLTITGAEIYNTGIGIGGEDGQIPDWD; encoded by the coding sequence ATGAAACGCCAGCTACTAGCAGTTATAGCCTTAGTCGCTCCCCTATTTTTAGCTAACTCAGTCCAAGCTGGGAATACGCAAGATATACAGAAGCTATTGTCAACTAGGGAATGCATTAAGTGCAATCTATCAGGAGTTAACCTCAGTGGCGCTCATTTAATCGGTGCAGATTTACGAGGTGCAAATCTCCAAGGAGCTAACTTAACAGATGCTAACCTTGAAGGTGCTGACCTTACTGGTGCAAATTTGGCAGGTGCTAATTTAACATCAGCTTTTGTCACAAATGTGAATTTGAAGCAAGCTAATCTCAATGGTGCAAACCTCACCGCTGCCACTATTAATGATTCCAATGTGTATCAAGCATCAATGAATAATTTAACCATCACTGGTGCTGAAATATATAATACTGGTATCGGTATTGGTGGAGAAGATGGTCAAATTCCTGACTGGGATTAA
- the metK gene encoding methionine adenosyltransferase, whose amino-acid sequence MSRRYLFTSESVTEGHPDKICDQISDTILDALLTQDPSSRVAAEVVVNTGLVLITGEITTKANVNFVNLARKKIAEIGYTDAVNGFSANSASVLVALDEQSPDIAQGVNTAQETRAQDSEELFDKIGAGDQGIMFGFACNETPELMPLPISLAHRIARRLAAVRKTGDLSYLRPDGKTQVTVVYEDGKPVGIDTILISTQHTPNIGDITDEAGVQAKIKEDLWSAVVEPVFGDIDVKPDQDTRFLVNPTGKFVIGGPQGDSGLTGRKIIVDTYGGYSRHGGGAFSGKDPTKVDRSAAYAARYAAKNIVAAGLAEKCEVQLSYAIGVARPVSIFVDTFGTGKVDDDILLELVTEYFELRPAGIIHTFNLRNLPSERGGRFYQDIAAYGHLGRSDLDLPWERTDKVDLLKKAANKLLSEVIAEALT is encoded by the coding sequence TTGTCTCGACGCTATTTATTTACCTCCGAGTCAGTCACCGAAGGACATCCAGATAAAATCTGTGATCAAATTTCCGATACTATTCTGGATGCTTTATTGACACAAGATCCCAGTAGCCGAGTTGCGGCTGAAGTAGTTGTTAATACGGGCTTAGTACTAATTACTGGAGAAATTACCACTAAAGCCAATGTCAATTTTGTCAATTTAGCCCGGAAGAAGATTGCGGAAATTGGCTACACTGATGCAGTTAACGGCTTTTCTGCTAATAGCGCCAGTGTATTGGTAGCTTTAGATGAACAGTCTCCTGATATTGCTCAAGGTGTAAATACGGCTCAAGAAACCCGCGCTCAAGATAGTGAAGAACTATTTGATAAAATCGGTGCTGGTGATCAAGGAATCATGTTTGGTTTTGCTTGCAATGAAACACCAGAATTGATGCCCTTACCGATTAGTTTAGCTCACCGCATTGCCCGGAGATTGGCAGCAGTAAGAAAAACAGGAGATTTATCATACCTGCGTCCTGACGGAAAAACCCAAGTTACCGTAGTCTATGAAGATGGAAAACCCGTAGGTATTGATACAATCTTGATTTCTACCCAGCATACACCTAATATTGGGGATATTACGGATGAGGCAGGGGTACAAGCCAAGATTAAAGAAGACCTGTGGTCAGCAGTAGTGGAACCTGTGTTTGGTGATATTGACGTTAAGCCAGATCAGGATACACGTTTTCTCGTTAACCCTACAGGTAAATTTGTCATAGGTGGACCTCAAGGTGATTCTGGTCTGACTGGACGAAAAATCATTGTCGATACCTACGGTGGTTATTCACGACATGGTGGTGGTGCTTTTTCCGGTAAAGACCCCACGAAGGTAGACCGTTCAGCTGCGTATGCTGCTCGTTATGCAGCAAAAAATATTGTGGCTGCGGGGTTAGCAGAAAAATGTGAAGTGCAGTTAAGTTATGCCATTGGTGTAGCAAGACCAGTCAGCATTTTTGTGGATACCTTTGGTACAGGTAAAGTGGATGATGACATTTTGTTGGAATTAGTTACAGAGTACTTTGAACTACGTCCAGCCGGAATTATCCATACTTTCAATTTACGCAACCTACCCAGTGAAAGAGGCGGACGTTTTTATCAGGACATCGCAGCTTACGGTCACTTGGGACGTAGTGATTTAGATTTACCTTGGGAACGTACTGACAAGGTGGATTTATTGAAGAAAGCTGCTAATAAGTTACTTTCAGAAGTTATTGCTGAGGCATTAACTTAG